The following coding sequences are from one Onychomys torridus chromosome 14, mOncTor1.1, whole genome shotgun sequence window:
- the Trmt61a gene encoding tRNA (adenine(58)-N(1))-methyltransferase catalytic subunit TRMT61A: protein MSFVAYEELIKEGDTAILSLGHGSMVAVRVQRGAQTQTRHGVLRHSVDLIGRPFGSKVICSRGGWVYVLHPTPELWTVNLPHRTQILYSTDIALLTMMLELRPGSVVCESGTGSGSVSHAIIRSIAPTGHLHTVEFHQQRADKAREEFQEHRVSQWVTVHTQDVCRSGFGVIHVADAVFLDIPSPWEAVGHAWDALKVEGGRFCSFSPCIEQVQRTCQALAAHGFTELSTLEVLPQVYNVRTVSLPLPDLGPSDLEVSVVSDASSFRSGTPMKETVGHTGYLTFATKTPG from the exons ATGAGCTTTGTGGCATACGAGGAGCTGATCAAAGAAGGCGACACAGCCATCCTGTCATTAGGCCATGGCTCGATGGTGGCAGTGCGTGTGCAGCGTGGGGCCCAGACCCAGACCCGGCATGGCGTCCTGCGGCACTCAGTGGACCTGATTGGCCGCCCATTTGGCTCCAAGGTGATCTGCAGCAGAGGCGGCTGGGTGTATGTGCTTCACCCCACTCCTGAGCTCTGGACGGTGAACTTGCCCCACCGCACACAGATTCTCTACTCCACCGACATTGCCTTACTCACCATGATGCTGGAGCTGCGACCCGGTTCTGTGGTCTGTGAATCAG GCACGGGCAGTGGGTCTGTCTCCCATGCCATCATCCGCAGCATCGCCCCGACTGGCCACCTACACACGGTGGAGTTCCACCAGCAGCGGGCAGACAAGGCCCGGGAGGAGTTCCAGGAGCATCGGGTGAGCCAGTGGGTGACTGTGCACACCCAGGATGTGTGCCGCAGTGGCTTTGGTGTGATCCATGTGGCTGATGCTGTCTTCTTGGATATCCCATCACCCTGGGAAGCTGTGGGCCATGCCTGGGATGCCCTCAAGGTTGAAG GTGGGCGCTTCTGCTCCTTCTCTCCATGCATTGAGCAGGTGCAGCGCACGTGCCAGGCCCTGGCAGCCCACGGCTTCACAGAGCTCAGCACCCTGGAGGTGCTTCCACAGGTCTACAATGTACGCACCGTCAGTCTACCCTTGCCTGACCTGGGACCCAGTGACCTAGAGGTCAGCGTGGTCTCCGACGCCAGCTCCTTCCGCAGTGGCACACCCATGAAGGAGACTGTAGGACACACTGGCTACCTGACTTTTGCCACCAAGACTCCAGGCTAG
- the Ckb gene encoding LOW QUALITY PROTEIN: creatine kinase B-type (The sequence of the model RefSeq protein was modified relative to this genomic sequence to represent the inferred CDS: inserted 2 bases in 1 codon; deleted 1 base in 1 codon) — protein sequence MPFSNSHNTQKLRFPAEDEFPDLSSHNNHMAKVLTPELYAELRAKCTPSGFTLDDAIQTGVDNPGHPYIMTVGAVAGDEETYDVFKDLFDPIIEDRHGGYQPSDEHKTDLNPDNLQVRGXAWSGRDGERGLSAHSRHRLRPQGGDDLDPNYVLSSRVRTGRSIRGFCLPPHCSRGERRAIEKLAVEALSSLDGDLSGRYYALKSMTEAEQQQLIDDHFLFDKPVSPLLLASGMARDWPDARGIWHNDNKTFLVWINEEDHLRVISMQKGGNMKEVFTRFCTGLTQIETLFKSKNYEFMWNPHLGYILTCPSNLGTGLRAGVHIKLPHLGKHEKFSEVLKRLRLQKRGTGGVDTAAVGGVFDVSNSDRLGFSEVELVQMVVDGVKLLIEMEQRLEQGQAIDDLMPAQK from the exons AtgcccttctccaacagccaTAATACGCAGAAGCTGCGCTTCCCCGCCGAGGATGAGTTCCCTGATCTGAGCAGCCATAACAACCATATGGCCAAGGTGCTGACCCCCGAGCTGTACGCCGAGCTCCGTGCCAAGTGCACACCAAGCGGCTTCACGTTGGACGACGCCATTCAGACTGGCGTGGACAATCCGG GCCACCCGTACATCATGACGGTGGGTGCAGTGGCGGGCGACGAGGAGACCTACGACGTGTTCAAGGACCTCTTCGACCCCATCATTGAGGACCGACACGGCGGCTACCAGCCCAGCGATGAGCACAAGACCGACCTCAACCCAGACAACCTGCAGGTGCGGGG GGCCTGGTCAGGGCGTGACGGGGAGAGGGGTCTCAGTGCTCACTCCCGCCATCGT TTGCGTCCTCAGGGCGGCGATGACCTGGACCCCAACTACGTGCTGAGCTCGCGGGTGCGCACTGGCCGCAGCATCCGCGGCTTCTGTCTCCCCCCGCACTGCAGCCGCGGGGAGCGCCGCGCCATCGAGAAGCTGGCAGTCGAAG CCCTGTCCAGCCTGGATGGAGACCTGTCAGGCAGGTATTACGCGCTCAAGAGCATGACCGAAGCGGAGCAGCAGCAGCTCATCGACGACCACTTCCTCTTCGACAAGCCCGTGTCGCCTCTGCTGCTGGCCTCCGGCATGGCCCGCGACTGGCCGGATGCTCGCGGCATATG GCACAATGACAATAAGACTTTCCTGGTGTGGATCAACGAGGAGGACCACCTGCGGGTCATCTCCATGCAGAAGGGGGGCAACATGAAGGAAGTGTTCACCCGATTCTGCACTGGCCTCACCCAG attgaAACTCTCTTCAAGTCTAAGAACTATGAGTTCATGTGGAACCCTCACCTGGGCTACATCCTCACGTGCCCATCCAACCTGGGCACTGGACTGCGGGCAGGTGTGCACATCAAGCTGCCCCACCTGGGCAAGCATGAGAAGTTCTCGGAGGTGCTCAAGCGGCTGCGGCTTCAGAAGCGAGGCACAG GCGGTGTGGACACCGCGGCTGTCGGTGGAGTGTTCGACGTCTCCAACTCCGATCGCCTGGGCTTCTCGGAGGTGGAGCTGGTGCAAATGGTGGTGGATGGAGTGAAGTTACTCATTGAGATGGAACAGCGGCTGGAGCAGGGGCAGGCTATCGACGACCTCATGCCTGCCCAGAAGTGA